From Fibrobacter sp. UWR4, the proteins below share one genomic window:
- a CDS encoding exodeoxyribonuclease V subunit beta — MNFDSQNIGSNSCFDPSKSLCIEASAGTGKTYTIQQIVARLINDGTPLSKILIVTYTEKAAGELKDRIRKKIEEVLDSHKLNKDNKEEVEYNKVKDIQLFAEALREVDNAPIFTIHSFCQKTLRENAYDAGRPFDMAMIDENFVTDIVAEWSRSKWLDDRLYQILLNAGVKAQSLIDTLSGLLCNSINMYKGADNSGSEIVKLSEPKGLPFGNINTTCDEICAMLERSGFTGLLQIKKIGEAYLTLKKYEGSTFDAVQHQKNRDVAKNGKSVKAFLETLEAWDGSGDKKIFGPPQFGNELTSAQPAELFDALNIFYEGLDDSAGIYKKIGNVIKNIFLFEQTPELFRKWQAYKDSHKCQSYNDMILSVHHAVLAKDANGNESLLCKKLRKQYRYAIIDEFQDTNQLQWDIFKQLFSPIFVVGDPKQSIYSFQGADVNVYQKAIEHIKTVGVKNDLVNNFRSTQSIIEGCNHLFEAVDGKDFFAKSESDENQDSKTSSISFTESHFPEGATKCEPTFNGKIQKPFIIPEKEMDEMSFAQAAVEKIVEFCTFKNGNDKPQTALQVFDKDNPQALRNVTFKDFAVLARTRSEMEIIEDVMRNAGVPFARYKDTNLFNGRECAEWIALFKAIDASDFTARNRRLLNEVLITDFFRVKLSDAEKDLFDDPMNIVRQRIQEWKTLAEKRRFAELQEKVYEHTQVEKHLMDLSMLQNLAKLRQIGNYCIAFLYQNNASISDIIRHLEGLRNDNADTDDEDGNLVAKGTDFDAVQVMTIHASKGLEFPVVISVAGFKQFNDNVSGPFIYHEGDSTKMGFESDDKAVRKSEEIEEWKRLFYVDFTRASSVLIMPRYSKWHIKDSDAYKPEFEFLGRAFNNLWDNYQDYIEKLPENNWNTERPGMLRDVVKTQILKPLSDFSCEEQDAGSREQQELYVNELQENMAKLSILQFSYSTLNGKADESISETGADRSNKDDGNDAQGAALQAHLIKYPKGNKLGNALHSIFENLKFKEFGETVKSLESAKNHAQLVNLIDDHFKKQGLPIWKHQKEWADHTAEMVWNTLHAELPVIVGGERSDKTFPLVSIPSNCIKKECQFNVNATLEESGEASDYIARMFKGFMDMIFVRDQRYSILDWKSDVLENDIYSDVAIQAKVDEDYSIQRVLYSYCLVKWLKQFYPEKSDKEIFDQHFGGIYYVFLRGTQEGKSNSIFAHTWKSFDELQHAFDKLKGLMKKKRVQVQEGGENE; from the coding sequence ATGAATTTTGATAGTCAGAACATCGGTTCCAACAGTTGTTTCGATCCTTCCAAAAGTCTCTGCATTGAAGCTTCTGCAGGAACGGGCAAGACCTACACTATCCAGCAGATTGTGGCCCGCCTCATTAATGACGGCACCCCCCTGAGTAAAATCCTCATTGTCACCTACACGGAAAAAGCCGCCGGTGAATTGAAGGATCGTATCCGCAAAAAAATTGAGGAAGTTCTTGATTCACACAAGCTGAACAAGGACAACAAGGAAGAGGTTGAGTACAACAAGGTAAAAGACATCCAGCTATTCGCAGAAGCCCTACGTGAAGTGGACAACGCCCCTATTTTTACCATCCATTCCTTCTGCCAGAAAACACTCCGCGAAAACGCCTACGACGCAGGCCGTCCTTTTGACATGGCCATGATTGACGAAAACTTCGTGACAGACATTGTTGCGGAATGGTCTCGCAGCAAGTGGCTGGATGATCGTCTTTACCAGATTCTTCTTAATGCTGGTGTAAAGGCACAGAGCCTTATTGACACTCTTTCTGGATTGTTGTGCAATTCCATCAACATGTATAAAGGCGCCGACAACAGCGGTAGCGAAATTGTGAAACTTAGCGAGCCCAAGGGCTTACCGTTTGGTAACATCAACACCACCTGCGATGAAATTTGCGCCATGCTGGAACGTAGCGGTTTCACAGGCCTTCTGCAAATCAAGAAGATCGGCGAAGCCTATCTCACCTTGAAAAAGTATGAAGGGTCCACCTTCGATGCGGTACAGCACCAGAAGAATAGGGACGTGGCCAAAAACGGCAAGAGCGTCAAGGCCTTTCTGGAAACCTTGGAAGCCTGGGACGGTTCCGGCGACAAGAAGATTTTCGGCCCCCCCCAATTCGGTAACGAGCTGACGAGCGCCCAGCCTGCAGAGCTTTTTGACGCACTGAACATTTTCTACGAAGGTCTGGATGATTCCGCCGGCATCTACAAGAAAATCGGGAACGTCATCAAGAACATTTTCCTCTTTGAGCAGACTCCGGAATTATTCCGCAAGTGGCAAGCCTACAAGGACAGCCATAAGTGCCAATCCTACAACGACATGATTTTGTCGGTTCATCACGCAGTTCTCGCCAAGGACGCAAACGGTAACGAATCCCTGCTTTGTAAGAAACTCCGCAAACAGTATCGTTATGCGATTATTGATGAATTCCAGGATACCAACCAACTGCAGTGGGATATTTTCAAGCAGTTGTTCAGCCCTATCTTTGTGGTGGGCGACCCCAAGCAGTCCATCTATAGCTTCCAGGGTGCAGACGTTAACGTCTACCAGAAGGCAATTGAACATATTAAAACCGTAGGTGTCAAGAACGACCTGGTGAACAACTTCCGTTCTACCCAGAGCATTATTGAAGGCTGCAACCATCTTTTCGAAGCCGTAGACGGCAAGGACTTTTTCGCCAAAAGTGAGTCCGACGAAAATCAGGATTCCAAGACGTCCTCCATCTCCTTCACGGAATCTCATTTTCCAGAAGGCGCCACCAAGTGCGAGCCCACCTTTAATGGAAAGATCCAGAAGCCATTCATCATTCCTGAAAAGGAAATGGATGAAATGTCCTTCGCCCAGGCTGCCGTAGAAAAGATTGTAGAATTTTGCACTTTCAAAAACGGCAATGACAAGCCTCAGACCGCCTTGCAGGTTTTCGACAAGGATAACCCACAGGCACTTCGCAACGTCACCTTCAAGGACTTTGCGGTTCTCGCCCGTACCCGTTCCGAAATGGAAATCATCGAAGACGTCATGCGAAACGCAGGCGTTCCCTTTGCCCGTTATAAAGATACCAACTTGTTTAACGGCAGGGAATGTGCAGAATGGATTGCACTTTTCAAGGCTATTGACGCAAGCGACTTCACCGCCCGCAACCGCAGACTTTTAAACGAAGTTTTGATTACGGACTTTTTCCGCGTAAAGCTTTCGGACGCCGAAAAGGATCTCTTTGACGATCCCATGAATATTGTTCGCCAGCGAATCCAGGAATGGAAAACCCTGGCAGAAAAGAGACGTTTTGCAGAATTACAGGAAAAGGTCTACGAGCATACCCAGGTGGAAAAACACCTGATGGATCTTTCCATGTTACAGAATCTGGCAAAGCTTCGCCAGATTGGAAATTACTGCATAGCATTCCTCTATCAGAATAACGCAAGCATCAGCGATATTATCCGCCATCTGGAAGGTCTGCGTAACGATAACGCCGACACCGATGACGAAGACGGCAACCTGGTTGCCAAGGGAACGGACTTTGACGCGGTCCAAGTCATGACCATTCACGCCTCCAAGGGTTTGGAATTTCCTGTGGTCATTTCCGTAGCGGGTTTCAAGCAGTTTAATGACAACGTAAGCGGTCCCTTCATTTATCACGAAGGGGATTCCACCAAGATGGGTTTTGAAAGCGACGACAAAGCCGTACGCAAGTCCGAAGAAATCGAAGAATGGAAACGTTTGTTCTACGTAGATTTCACCCGCGCCTCCTCCGTCCTGATTATGCCCCGCTATAGCAAGTGGCACATTAAGGATAGCGATGCCTATAAGCCGGAATTTGAATTCCTGGGAAGGGCATTCAACAACCTGTGGGATAACTATCAGGACTATATCGAAAAGCTTCCCGAAAATAACTGGAACACAGAGCGTCCCGGCATGCTTCGCGACGTGGTGAAGACTCAGATCCTGAAACCGCTTAGCGATTTTTCCTGCGAAGAACAGGACGCAGGCTCCCGCGAGCAGCAGGAACTTTACGTCAACGAACTGCAGGAGAACATGGCTAAGCTCAGCATCCTTCAGTTCTCCTACTCCACATTGAACGGCAAGGCTGATGAATCCATCAGCGAAACCGGTGCAGATCGTTCCAATAAGGATGATGGCAATGACGCACAAGGCGCTGCACTTCAGGCACACTTGATTAAATATCCCAAGGGCAATAAATTAGGTAACGCTCTCCACTCCATTTTTGAAAATCTGAAATTCAAGGAGTTCGGGGAAACCGTCAAGTCTCTGGAATCCGCCAAGAATCACGCCCAACTGGTAAACCTAATCGACGATCATTTCAAGAAACAGGGGCTTCCCATCTGGAAGCATCAGAAGGAATGGGCGGACCACACGGCGGAAATGGTATGGAATACTCTTCATGCAGAACTGCCCGTCATCGTCGGTGGCGAACGTTCCGATAAGACATTCCCGCTGGTAAGTATCCCCTCCAACTGCATCAAGAAGGAATGTCAGTTCAACGTCAACGCCACTCTGGAAGAAAGCGGCGAAGCCAGCGATTACATCGCCCGCATGTTCAAAGGCTTTATGGACATGATCTTTGTCCGCGATCAACGTTACAGCATTCTGGACTGGAAATCCGACGTTCTTGAAAACGACATCTACAGCGACGTTGCCATCCAAGCGAAAGTGGATGAAGATTATTCCATCCAGCGAGTACTTTACAGCTACTGTCTCGTCAAGTGGCTCAAGCAATTCTATCCGGAAAAATCCGACAAGGAAATTTTCGACCAGCACTTCGGCGGCATTTACTATGTCTTCCTCCGCGGAACTCAAGAAGGCAAGAGCAACAGCATTTTCGCCCACACCTGGAAAAGTTTTGACGAATTGCAACACGCCTTCGATAAACTGAAAGGGCTCATGAAAAAGAAACGGGTCCAAGTACAGGAAGGAGGTGAAAATGAATAA
- a CDS encoding ATP-dependent RecD-like DNA helicase codes for MNKDIINNYTVSQFFDLLRDARGIGAINGHLQKFMEELQPDISINAQKYLLMLLSLQEEGNTRFSLDPEIFFKKWETKWNGLLLSVEDPQIPSACDFESVVKDGISDILKNKYTNIIDWNGTGKLFVVKDNFIFATKYYKAKVAIETAAAIHFNHGKNHDDADVERCTQKVATLHKKNSRFATEENPQGEFRINQEQAQAILRGQRENLIITGGPGTGKTTVVLYILWNLLENNPQYLEDWEIKLAAPSGKAADRMRESIAGGLADINEEYKNSPVFKKLEGLESYTIHRLLKYLPKTGKFYYNSETQFSEKTIFVIDEASMIDISLFAALLQAIAAGSRIFILGDPFQLPSVEAGAVLGEILSRQNAGRNFVVKLLKSNRFTDDSNIGQLAHAVQARAEGSESGTVSFQEIQDKVRQAAQEKGRKEPKDKILLKSLDMPMGESADQPPMQFPTAASRKLEEEQVQNLVCDTLEPFSVLPELAEQIIPDASLLNEKQRGDQDAIREKLWALTLSLRLLSAERRGTCGVENLNKVACKKIRGHWINYCRRFAPDFVPPRSRYFPGQLLILTQNQAMYKLYNGDTGVVIFHEDRPYLMLKKDDFVFYPLSLLPEDSLEPAFAITIHKSQGSEYRHVTMFLPKQKGHPLLTNQILYTGITRAKESVTIIATEETFQAASCTVIQRETGIMMM; via the coding sequence ATGAATAAGGACATCATTAACAACTACACCGTCTCCCAGTTTTTCGACTTGCTGCGAGACGCCCGCGGCATCGGCGCCATTAACGGACACCTCCAAAAATTCATGGAGGAATTGCAGCCCGACATTTCCATCAACGCACAGAAGTATCTCCTGATGCTTTTGTCCCTCCAGGAAGAGGGCAACACCCGTTTTTCCCTGGACCCCGAAATCTTCTTCAAGAAATGGGAAACCAAATGGAACGGCCTATTGCTCAGTGTTGAAGACCCGCAGATACCCAGCGCCTGTGATTTTGAATCCGTGGTGAAGGATGGCATTTCGGACATTCTAAAAAACAAGTACACCAACATCATTGACTGGAATGGTACCGGAAAGCTTTTCGTGGTGAAGGACAACTTTATTTTTGCCACCAAGTACTACAAGGCAAAAGTCGCCATTGAAACTGCAGCCGCCATCCATTTCAACCACGGCAAGAATCATGACGACGCCGATGTAGAACGCTGCACCCAGAAGGTCGCTACCCTCCATAAGAAAAATTCCCGATTTGCCACCGAGGAAAATCCTCAGGGTGAATTCCGCATCAATCAGGAACAGGCCCAGGCCATTCTCCGCGGGCAGCGGGAAAACTTGATCATTACAGGTGGCCCCGGTACCGGCAAGACCACCGTGGTTCTGTACATCCTGTGGAATCTTCTGGAAAACAATCCTCAGTATCTTGAAGATTGGGAAATCAAGCTGGCAGCTCCTAGCGGAAAGGCAGCCGACCGCATGCGGGAAAGTATTGCCGGAGGTCTGGCCGATATTAACGAAGAATACAAGAATAGTCCTGTATTCAAGAAGCTGGAGGGTCTGGAAAGCTACACCATTCACCGCCTCCTGAAATACCTTCCCAAGACAGGAAAGTTCTACTACAATAGCGAAACCCAATTTAGCGAGAAGACCATTTTCGTCATCGACGAAGCCAGCATGATCGACATCTCGCTGTTCGCTGCCCTGCTGCAAGCCATCGCCGCAGGCTCCAGAATTTTCATTCTGGGGGACCCGTTCCAGCTCCCCTCTGTGGAAGCAGGCGCCGTCCTGGGAGAAATCCTCTCCCGTCAAAATGCAGGTCGCAATTTCGTGGTGAAACTTTTGAAGTCCAACCGCTTTACCGATGATTCCAACATCGGGCAGTTGGCCCATGCGGTACAGGCCCGTGCAGAAGGCTCCGAATCCGGCACCGTATCCTTCCAGGAAATTCAGGACAAGGTTCGCCAGGCCGCTCAGGAAAAAGGCCGCAAGGAACCGAAGGATAAAATCCTGCTGAAATCTCTGGATATGCCGATGGGCGAATCCGCAGACCAGCCCCCCATGCAGTTCCCCACGGCAGCCTCCCGAAAACTCGAGGAGGAACAAGTCCAGAATCTAGTTTGCGACACGCTGGAACCTTTCAGCGTCCTGCCGGAACTTGCAGAACAAATCATACCTGATGCATCCCTCCTGAACGAGAAACAGCGAGGCGACCAGGACGCCATTCGCGAAAAGCTCTGGGCACTTACCCTCTCCCTGCGATTACTTTCCGCAGAACGCCGCGGAACCTGCGGGGTGGAAAATCTCAACAAGGTGGCCTGCAAAAAGATTCGCGGTCACTGGATTAATTACTGCCGCCGATTCGCACCGGATTTTGTCCCCCCGCGAAGCAGGTACTTCCCGGGACAGCTCCTGATTCTCACCCAGAATCAGGCAATGTACAAGCTGTACAACGGGGACACCGGCGTGGTGATTTTCCACGAGGACCGTCCCTACCTCATGCTAAAGAAGGACGACTTCGTCTTCTATCCTCTATCCCTACTGCCCGAGGATTCTCTTGAACCGGCTTTCGCCATAACCATTCACAAGTCCCAAGGTTCTGAATATAGACACGTCACCATGTTCCTTCCCAAACAGAAGGGGCACCCCCTGCTGACAAACCAAATTCTCTATACAGGCATTACCCGCGCCAAGGAATCGGTGACTATCATTGCAACGGAGGAAACGTTCCAGGCGGCCAGTTGCACAGTCATCCAGCGAGAAACCGGGATTATGATGATGTAG
- a CDS encoding class I SAM-dependent methyltransferase, translating to MTGVRAVTSNQEDLYKNLEQVVRKYAATRFLRPVADHTREAFESAKQFVQNFYQGHPELVSGSALAVILDSGCGTGESTLHLARRFPGVPVIGIDKSAIRLSKAGNVHQLEQPTSGDLGMTGSSPSNAFWVRGELLDFWRLALEEQQAGRWHILHHAVFYPNPWPKESEATRRFHLHPIFPTLTALGDVTELRTNWEIYAREFAEASRILADAAQQPMPSALGMTPQVISCEAFNPEFPETAFERKYKEARQQLWRVLVKKF from the coding sequence ATGACTGGCGTCCGCGCAGTCACATCCAATCAAGAAGATCTTTATAAGAACCTTGAACAGGTGGTTCGCAAGTATGCAGCCACCCGTTTTTTACGTCCTGTGGCAGACCACACCCGAGAAGCTTTTGAATCCGCAAAACAGTTCGTCCAGAATTTTTACCAAGGTCATCCTGAACTCGTTTCAGGATCAGCTTTAGCAGTCATCCTGGACTCCGGATGCGGCACCGGTGAAAGCACCTTGCACCTGGCCCGCAGGTTTCCAGGCGTACCCGTCATCGGCATAGACAAGTCCGCCATACGTCTCAGTAAGGCGGGAAATGTACACCAACTGGAACAGCCGACATCCGGCGATCTCGGCATGACCGGTAGCAGCCCGTCCAACGCATTCTGGGTCCGCGGGGAACTTCTGGATTTCTGGCGCCTGGCGCTAGAAGAACAGCAGGCAGGCCGCTGGCACATCCTGCACCACGCAGTTTTTTACCCCAACCCTTGGCCCAAGGAAAGTGAAGCCACCCGCAGGTTCCACCTCCATCCCATCTTCCCCACCTTGACGGCTCTCGGTGACGTCACCGAATTGCGTACCAACTGGGAAATTTACGCCAGGGAATTTGCGGAAGCCTCCCGCATCCTGGCTGACGCAGCCCAACAGCCGATGCCGAGCGCCCTCGGCATGACACCTCAAGTGATTTCCTGCGAAGCCTTCAACCCGGAGTTTCCGGAAACCGCCTTCGAGCGTAAATACAAAGAAGCCCGCCAGCAATTGTGGCGGGTCCTCGTCAAAAAGTTTTAA
- a CDS encoding DUF4198 domain-containing protein, translating into MRKSYRTLAVTAVLGFGLGLSACSDDKVAGGGPSGSEAGNAITAQILTADAKPAALAKVKLIESESIDVKDAIDAKTDKDGKLVIEDVADGNYTLEATLEGNALQLNVNVKDGKAELGTNKLGKTAKVSGTVEGPGIVKVRGLDHSAKVVDGSFDMDSLPAGPISLVFVPEKGDTSSTYLKIVEGAKAQASTFADESVYLLLDDFQDSNYQNRFMPAHTYDGGWWYLSYAEKNVTPVVMSTNSVGGTTPALDEEDGNIFAHAAVKFGEAFISSTGDKQWPWASIGVELGMSNKELYCNDISSVESISFKARGSGNIIFTMIDETKEEGKREIMAYEFSPSSEWDSYDVSIKDLIFPDYTLKCVNQLLWKLSSPAVPATEDDPNPTIDLQLDDIKLVGGDRLSIWKR; encoded by the coding sequence ATGCGCAAGTCTTACAGAACATTAGCCGTTACTGCAGTCCTTGGCTTTGGCCTTGGTCTCTCCGCATGTTCTGACGACAAGGTTGCAGGCGGCGGACCTTCCGGTTCCGAAGCGGGCAACGCTATTACCGCACAAATTTTAACTGCAGACGCAAAGCCCGCAGCTCTCGCCAAGGTCAAGCTCATCGAAAGCGAAAGCATTGACGTCAAGGACGCCATTGACGCAAAGACCGACAAGGACGGCAAGCTTGTAATCGAAGATGTTGCCGACGGCAACTACACCTTGGAAGCAACCCTTGAAGGAAACGCCCTCCAGCTCAACGTAAACGTAAAGGACGGCAAGGCTGAACTTGGCACCAACAAACTTGGCAAGACCGCAAAGGTTTCCGGCACCGTAGAAGGGCCCGGCATCGTGAAGGTCCGTGGTCTGGACCACTCTGCAAAGGTTGTGGATGGTTCCTTCGATATGGATTCCCTCCCTGCAGGTCCCATTAGTCTGGTATTCGTCCCCGAGAAGGGCGATACGTCCAGCACCTACCTGAAGATTGTTGAAGGCGCCAAGGCACAGGCATCCACCTTTGCCGACGAAAGCGTGTACCTACTCTTGGACGACTTCCAGGACAGCAACTACCAGAACCGCTTTATGCCCGCCCACACCTATGATGGTGGCTGGTGGTATTTAAGCTACGCCGAAAAGAACGTTACCCCTGTAGTCATGTCCACGAACAGCGTAGGTGGAACCACCCCTGCCCTGGATGAGGAAGACGGCAATATTTTTGCCCATGCAGCGGTAAAGTTTGGCGAAGCCTTCATAAGTTCCACAGGTGACAAGCAGTGGCCTTGGGCAAGCATCGGCGTTGAACTTGGCATGAGCAACAAGGAACTGTACTGCAACGACATTTCCTCCGTTGAATCCATTTCTTTCAAGGCCAGAGGTTCCGGCAACATCATCTTTACCATGATTGACGAAACCAAGGAAGAAGGCAAGCGCGAAATTATGGCATACGAGTTCAGTCCCTCTAGCGAATGGGACTCCTACGATGTTTCCATCAAGGACTTGATTTTCCCTGATTACACATTGAAGTGCGTGAACCAGTTGCTTTGGAAACTTTCTTCCCCCGCAGTTCCCGCAACAGAGGATGATCCAAACCCGACCATTGATCTGCAGCTTGACGACATTAAGCTGGTTGGTGGCGACCGTCTCTCCATCTGGAAGCGTTAA
- a CDS encoding TIGR02147 family protein: MPEVLEYLEYREFLRDWFVETKKDNPFTSYRYLGQKTGVDPAWLVRVFQKEGHLNESTLPVFIRLCGLDDRRAEYFKTLYRFNKTKAKQALSELYYRLMELRSLETRVLSTPELSYFGSWACAALRALIGITKDTSDLSKLAGNLTPAISQDEARNALGVMKQLGLVVPDGNGGWNITDQIVSTGGEVKSTAVRDFHRRTMELALESIDRHKPDDRDISSVVFTADESDLPEIRHRIEEFRRGLLQFARKSERADRVYALNIAMFPLSNKVDDPCTGSEPPKKGE; the protein is encoded by the coding sequence ATGCCTGAAGTATTAGAGTATCTAGAATATCGTGAGTTCTTGAGAGACTGGTTTGTTGAAACAAAAAAAGACAATCCTTTCACCTCATACCGCTACCTTGGCCAGAAGACCGGCGTTGACCCCGCCTGGCTGGTTCGAGTATTCCAGAAAGAAGGCCATCTGAACGAAAGCACCCTGCCGGTGTTTATCCGTCTTTGCGGCCTGGACGATCGTCGTGCTGAATACTTCAAGACTTTGTACCGTTTTAACAAGACCAAGGCAAAGCAGGCCCTTTCCGAGCTTTACTACCGCCTGATGGAACTGCGCTCCCTGGAAACCCGCGTCCTTTCTACGCCGGAACTTTCCTACTTCGGTAGCTGGGCATGTGCAGCACTGCGCGCACTCATCGGCATTACCAAGGATACAAGCGATTTAAGCAAGCTGGCAGGCAACCTGACTCCTGCAATTTCCCAGGATGAAGCCCGCAACGCCCTTGGCGTCATGAAGCAGCTGGGTCTTGTAGTCCCCGATGGTAACGGCGGCTGGAACATTACGGACCAGATCGTCAGTACCGGCGGCGAAGTGAAGAGCACAGCCGTCCGTGACTTCCATAGACGCACTATGGAATTGGCACTGGAATCCATCGACCGCCACAAACCGGACGATCGTGATATTTCCAGCGTGGTTTTCACCGCCGACGAGTCCGACCTGCCGGAAATTCGCCACCGTATCGAAGAATTTCGCCGTGGTCTTTTGCAGTTTGCCCGCAAGAGCGAACGCGCAGACCGCGTCTATGCGCTAAATATCGCCATGTTCCCCCTGTCCAACAAGGTGGACGACCCCTGCACGGGTTCTGAACCGCCCAAAAAGGGGGAATAA